In one Moritella sp. 5 genomic region, the following are encoded:
- a CDS encoding phasin family protein, producing MSKVITAAKQVWSAKDQITRNIWLAGLGAYDKGYESASNTVTKSQSIFDELVERGRKLEADTTQTLTSQKNKLTSASQCATDALQDKVHKAVTTLTHIDVNTFDNIIDKIDQIEKALSEAKTQQNKDVIVEVEAIKDVVEKVEIAVTGKVASVAAQVTAAVETVADVIAPATTNPVVVQASESVSSVVAQVTTAVETVADVIAPTAVNPVVKEAVATVKQSVKQTSKKVPNKRVKKAVAKKK from the coding sequence ATGTCGAAAGTAATTACTGCAGCAAAACAAGTATGGTCTGCAAAAGATCAAATTACACGTAATATTTGGTTAGCAGGTTTAGGTGCCTATGATAAAGGTTATGAATCAGCATCAAACACGGTAACGAAAAGCCAATCAATCTTCGATGAATTAGTTGAGCGAGGCCGTAAGTTAGAAGCAGACACAACACAAACTCTTACGTCTCAAAAAAATAAATTAACATCAGCAAGTCAATGTGCGACAGATGCGTTACAAGATAAAGTACATAAGGCCGTCACGACGTTAACGCATATTGATGTTAATACATTCGATAACATTATTGATAAAATTGATCAAATCGAAAAGGCACTTTCAGAAGCTAAAACACAGCAAAATAAAGACGTAATCGTCGAAGTTGAAGCGATTAAAGACGTTGTTGAAAAAGTAGAGATTGCTGTAACGGGAAAAGTGGCGAGTGTGGCAGCCCAAGTAACCGCTGCAGTGGAAACTGTCGCCGACGTTATTGCGCCAGCAACAACCAATCCAGTAGTTGTACAGGCAAGTGAAAGCGTTTCAAGTGTTGTCGCTCAAGTGACCACGGCGGTTGAAACTGTTGCTGATGTTATTGCGCCTACAGCAGTTAATCCAGTTGTAAAAGAAGCTGTTGCAACAGTTAAGCAATCGGTTAAGCAAACGTCAAAAAAAGTACCAAACAAACGAGTTAAAAAAGCAGTCGCGAAAAAAAAATAA
- the cobB gene encoding Sir2 family NAD+-dependent deacetylase — MFDYYNNIVILTGSGISAESGIETFRASDGLWAKHHIDDIATLDGYRRDPELVYSFYNQRFNQLSLPSIQPNDAHIALAELQKNYSGNVSIITQNIDNLHERGGAENVIHMHGELIKARCEKTHKLFPYKQLNKTLKCRCCKEAGNLRPHVVWFNEIPLSMNDIYKTLSTVDLFIAIGTSGSVYPAADFVNEAHKACAHTIEINLDSTHISDNFQEHRIGKATDEVRELVDELMARDKQFF, encoded by the coding sequence ATGTTCGACTACTATAACAACATAGTAATCCTTACAGGTTCAGGTATTTCTGCTGAATCAGGTATTGAAACATTCCGTGCAAGTGATGGATTATGGGCTAAACATCACATAGATGATATTGCCACTCTAGATGGTTATCGTCGAGATCCAGAGTTAGTTTATAGTTTTTATAATCAACGATTTAACCAATTATCTTTGCCTAGTATTCAACCTAATGACGCACATATAGCATTAGCTGAGCTACAAAAAAACTATTCTGGTAACGTTAGTATTATCACGCAAAATATAGATAATTTACACGAGCGTGGTGGTGCGGAGAATGTTATTCATATGCATGGCGAGTTAATTAAAGCACGTTGTGAAAAGACGCATAAATTATTCCCCTACAAGCAATTAAATAAGACACTAAAATGCCGATGTTGCAAAGAAGCCGGTAACCTTCGCCCACATGTTGTCTGGTTTAATGAAATTCCTTTATCTATGAATGATATTTATAAAACATTAAGCACTGTAGATCTCTTTATTGCTATCGGTACATCAGGCTCGGTTTACCCTGCGGCTGATTTTGTTAATGAAGCACATAAAGCGTGTGCGCATACCATCGAAATAAATTTAGACTCTACGCATATCTCGGATAACTTTCAAGAACACCGAATCGGTAAAGCAACGGATGAAGTGAGAGAGTTGGTTGATGAATTAATGGCGAGAGATAAGCAATTCTTTTAA
- a CDS encoding extracellular solute-binding protein, producing MFKSTIKCIATALLFSSSAYATTINFYNWSEYIPPGLLARFTEETGIKVVYSTYESNESMYAKLKTYDKNGYDLVVPSTYFISKMKKEGMLQEIDHKKLTNFGNLEPSLLNKEYDLGNRYSIPYIWGATGIGVNTANIELSSITSWEDLWDPKWKGQLLLTDDAREIFHMALKIQGHSANTQDKEELAQAYELLKKLMPNVLVFNSDTPANPYIAGEVEFGMIWNGSTYMAQQEDSDITMVYPKEGAVFWMDSLAIPKNAKNVDAVHKLIDFLLRPEVAAEVALEIGYPTPNKAAKKLLPKEFTENKIVFPDAETIENGEFHSDVGEANIIYERYYEKLKAQNL from the coding sequence ATGTTTAAATCAACCATAAAGTGTATTGCCACTGCCCTACTTTTTAGTAGCTCAGCTTACGCAACAACCATTAATTTTTATAACTGGTCTGAATATATTCCGCCAGGTTTGTTAGCTCGTTTCACTGAAGAAACAGGTATTAAAGTCGTTTATTCAACGTATGAATCTAACGAGTCAATGTACGCCAAATTAAAAACGTATGATAAGAACGGTTATGATCTTGTTGTACCGTCAACTTACTTCATTAGTAAAATGAAGAAAGAAGGTATGCTTCAAGAAATAGATCATAAGAAGCTAACTAATTTTGGTAACCTAGAACCGTCTTTGTTAAACAAAGAATATGATTTAGGTAACCGTTATAGTATTCCATATATCTGGGGTGCAACGGGTATTGGTGTCAACACTGCAAATATTGAATTATCGTCAATAACAAGCTGGGAAGACTTGTGGGACCCGAAATGGAAAGGTCAGTTACTATTGACTGACGATGCTCGTGAAATTTTCCACATGGCATTAAAAATACAAGGTCACTCAGCTAATACACAAGACAAAGAAGAATTAGCACAAGCATATGAATTATTGAAAAAACTAATGCCTAACGTGCTTGTATTTAACTCTGACACACCAGCTAACCCTTATATAGCAGGCGAAGTAGAGTTTGGTATGATTTGGAACGGCAGCACGTACATGGCCCAACAAGAAGATAGTGATATTACGATGGTATATCCAAAAGAAGGCGCTGTATTTTGGATGGATAGCTTAGCAATTCCTAAGAATGCCAAGAACGTTGATGCCGTACACAAGCTTATCGACTTCTTACTACGCCCAGAAGTTGCTGCTGAAGTTGCTTTAGAGATTGGTTACCCAACGCCTAACAAGGCAGCTAAAAAATTATTACCTAAAGAGTTTACTGAAAACAAGATTGTATTCCCTGATGCAGAAACAATTGAAAACGGTGAGTTCCACTCAGATGTTGGTGAAGCAAATATCATTTACGAACGCTATTACGAAAAACTAAAAGCGCAAAACCTGTAA